The bacterium genome includes a window with the following:
- a CDS encoding cytochrome c — translation MIRKTLILTTLWLLAGCAAKEIKPSAPLSDGERLYRANCASCHSLRKASDFTDDEWPIYVERYGAKLHLTAEQRALILNHLKTSN, via the coding sequence GTGATTCGTAAAACCCTCATTCTTACGACCTTGTGGCTGCTCGCTGGATGTGCAGCTAAGGAGATCAAGCCCTCCGCGCCTTTGTCAGACGGCGAGAGGCTCTATCGAGCGAACTGCGCGTCCTGCCACTCACTGCGTAAGGCTTCGGACTTTACGGATGATGAATGGCCTATTTATGTGGAGCGTTACGGTGCCAAGCTTCACCTTACCGCCGAGCAGCGAGCACTTATACTGAATCACCTTAAGACATCAAATTAG
- a CDS encoding T9SS type A sorting domain-containing protein: MKLLQCMLMILAVMTASHAWADGRSGPRSLDECSASAEFNLNSETDDFLYDFYIDVDDESNCGRRPSGDQTFQLLVQENGLYSISLDTDGESGWLYLLSGCCDGEQLFPRGLVGSYREIECAWLEQGTYYLTVEGDGEMQLYINACNSPCGSIGLEDGLTFEGNSIIFVETVDANSSEPNYNGPWLTEGVPCQESSANEDGEWVGFGYYNWYNQDFGWSHFFSTEGIECQDFTIDSACVIICAYENDYCGQGDPSRDASRCQWDEVWIDSDDFPTGILNPWVEPGNNLSLSETKFPVSLGDLEDGEVEVFVDIDAFSDQCAWATEIWSSKLVVYMSCRQIPPGPDGYDLGDLPNLNEEEQPCYPTNTPESGGPANAVFASEQQIAWLGECVTHEQFPNTVDADICDDGVFFLPEDNPGGSWMPGETVCVEVAITTGPSYLPGTPLYLWAWKDGNLDCDFDDEFSFGDFTASECIIPGYLYYAEGPNTMFTTEVCFLDPGTLEFGRYDGHLRFRLLSCGGETPTREGDLLDCSSAQTYVDDILGETEDYIIADLQLPVQLISFTATSINGHMLLSWTTASEQDNDAYEVQRWNGSGWLRAGDLVAGAGTSVSTHQYVFADRNVEEGLSYRYRLVTIDLNGNRMPVAEVSGHVEPVNTTVETFTLHQNFPNPFNPTTEIAFELASATDVSLVIFDLLGREVASLVNGRQDAGKYTVSFDATGLPSGMYFYRLQTAEFTDMKKMMLLK, translated from the coding sequence GTGAAACTCTTGCAATGTATGTTAATGATCCTCGCAGTGATGACAGCATCACATGCGTGGGCGGATGGCCGAAGCGGTCCGCGAAGTTTGGATGAATGTTCAGCCTCTGCTGAGTTCAATTTGAACTCAGAGACGGATGATTTCTTGTATGACTTCTACATTGATGTTGATGATGAAAGCAACTGTGGCCGCCGACCATCCGGTGATCAGACTTTTCAACTGCTCGTACAAGAGAACGGGCTTTACAGCATCAGTCTTGATACCGACGGTGAAAGCGGATGGCTTTACTTGCTGTCCGGCTGCTGTGACGGTGAACAGCTTTTTCCACGCGGTTTAGTGGGTTCGTACAGGGAGATTGAATGTGCTTGGCTGGAGCAAGGCACCTACTATCTTACGGTGGAAGGTGACGGCGAAATGCAGCTTTACATCAATGCCTGCAACTCTCCGTGCGGATCCATCGGTCTGGAGGACGGTCTTACGTTCGAAGGCAACTCAATAATCTTTGTTGAGACGGTGGATGCGAATTCGTCGGAACCGAACTACAACGGACCCTGGCTTACGGAAGGAGTGCCGTGTCAGGAAAGCTCTGCAAATGAAGACGGCGAGTGGGTCGGTTTTGGCTATTACAATTGGTACAATCAGGACTTCGGCTGGAGTCATTTCTTCAGCACTGAAGGTATTGAGTGTCAGGATTTCACGATCGACTCGGCATGTGTCATCATTTGCGCGTATGAAAATGACTACTGCGGTCAAGGTGATCCGTCTCGTGACGCTTCACGTTGCCAGTGGGATGAAGTTTGGATTGACAGTGATGACTTTCCGACTGGCATCTTAAATCCGTGGGTGGAACCCGGCAACAACCTTTCATTGTCAGAGACCAAATTCCCTGTTTCGCTTGGTGATCTCGAAGACGGTGAGGTTGAGGTCTTTGTGGACATTGACGCTTTTTCTGATCAATGCGCCTGGGCGACTGAAATATGGTCATCGAAACTAGTTGTGTACATGTCATGCCGTCAGATCCCTCCGGGTCCGGATGGATATGATCTTGGCGACCTTCCCAACCTGAATGAGGAGGAACAGCCATGTTATCCGACGAATACTCCTGAAAGCGGCGGACCTGCCAATGCAGTATTCGCAAGCGAACAGCAGATAGCGTGGTTGGGCGAGTGTGTCACTCATGAGCAGTTTCCGAATACAGTTGACGCGGACATATGTGACGACGGTGTATTCTTCTTGCCGGAAGATAATCCCGGCGGCTCGTGGATGCCCGGTGAAACAGTTTGTGTTGAAGTAGCCATAACGACCGGACCCTCATATCTGCCTGGAACACCTCTGTACCTGTGGGCGTGGAAAGACGGAAATCTTGACTGCGACTTCGATGATGAATTCAGCTTCGGTGACTTCACTGCAAGCGAGTGCATCATCCCCGGCTACCTTTACTATGCAGAAGGTCCGAATACCATGTTCACGACGGAAGTTTGCTTCCTGGATCCAGGCACGCTCGAGTTCGGACGCTATGACGGCCATTTGAGATTCCGCTTGCTTTCCTGCGGAGGCGAGACTCCGACACGCGAAGGTGATCTCCTGGACTGCAGTTCGGCACAGACTTATGTAGACGATATTCTTGGCGAAACGGAAGATTACATTATCGCCGATCTGCAGCTCCCCGTTCAACTGATTTCGTTCACAGCGACCAGCATCAACGGACATATGCTGCTCAGCTGGACCACTGCTTCAGAACAAGACAATGACGCCTATGAGGTTCAGCGCTGGAACGGCTCCGGCTGGCTTCGTGCGGGTGATCTTGTCGCGGGTGCGGGAACGTCCGTCAGTACGCACCAATACGTATTTGCCGACCGGAATGTGGAGGAAGGCCTAAGCTATCGTTACAGACTTGTAACGATAGATCTAAACGGCAACAGAATGCCTGTGGCGGAAGTCAGCGGGCATGTTGAACCGGTAAACACGACTGTCGAAACATTCACGTTGCACCAAAATTTCCCCAACCCGTTCAATCCGACGACAGAGATCGCATTTGAACTGGCGAGTGCCACAGATGTCTCTCTTGTGATATTCGACCTGTTGGGACGTGAGGTTGCAAGCTTGGTCAACGGACGTCAGGATGCCGGAAAGTATACGGTTAGTTTTGATGCGACCGGATTACCGAGCGGAATGTACTTCTATCGTCTTCAGACGGCTGAGTTTACTGACATGAAGAAGATGATGCTCCTGAAATAA
- a CDS encoding T9SS type A sorting domain-containing protein — MRVPFLLLCLPLFSGGIEGRVITVPDDVPTVQSGLDEIGERDTLFVHIGVYPENLQAPPFEFVMLGELSDDSTGYFRPLIDPTILETPDSTPVFRFPDNSLAMVENFEFQNVGRKGIVCTGRGITLENCAVYSTVDGLVFDRDSLDALVSIKNSMFWGNTDYTVRISRGNRLRAIGSTFVGGGTDRSRSMVVSSESTIDSCYFTSEGSAGLLYCWSGNHVVTNCTFGPAVTRSIWDESIVDMGNGTIRFSDNVFVDCVHSKSVLEFQVAIGDSAEIVNNSFTHCIGADSLLTPRGTVYIEQGNAEGRGILISGNTFTECSSNQTVDDIFVVPFFPALIENNRFIRDAQNGLPSIRSGSPFQPSPLTLRNNVWEDCGYAASLYPPADARSNYWGDPSGPYHEFENPGGLGDTITGSMLFVPWLEDTVTSVEDSSPEVIEEFSIRAFPNPFNSRVTIEFTTARLQEMELKIFDIQGRLVADLLNESRSSGSYTIEWDALATASGTYFARLTGNSVWSASKVIKLALIK; from the coding sequence GTGAGAGTTCCTTTTCTGCTGCTGTGTTTGCCGCTCTTCAGCGGAGGTATCGAAGGAAGAGTGATAACTGTACCCGATGATGTGCCAACCGTACAATCAGGTTTGGACGAAATCGGCGAGAGGGATACACTTTTTGTACATATCGGTGTTTACCCAGAAAATTTGCAGGCACCGCCGTTTGAGTTTGTAATGCTTGGGGAGTTGTCGGATGATTCCACAGGGTATTTTCGTCCGTTGATTGATCCTACTATACTTGAAACACCGGATTCAACACCGGTGTTTCGTTTTCCGGACAATTCACTTGCAATGGTCGAGAACTTCGAATTTCAGAACGTGGGAAGAAAAGGGATTGTTTGTACTGGTCGTGGCATAACCTTGGAAAACTGCGCGGTCTACTCAACCGTTGATGGCCTTGTCTTCGATCGTGATAGCCTCGACGCATTAGTTTCGATTAAGAATAGCATGTTCTGGGGCAACACGGACTACACCGTGAGAATAAGCAGAGGCAATAGATTGCGTGCAATCGGGAGTACTTTTGTTGGCGGCGGAACAGACAGGAGCCGTTCAATGGTAGTATCAAGCGAGTCCACAATTGATTCGTGTTATTTTACAAGTGAGGGATCCGCCGGTCTACTTTACTGTTGGTCCGGAAATCATGTCGTGACCAATTGCACTTTTGGGCCTGCAGTAACACGATCGATTTGGGACGAGAGTATAGTTGACATGGGTAACGGTACCATCCGGTTTTCGGACAATGTCTTCGTTGATTGTGTTCATAGCAAAAGTGTGCTTGAGTTTCAAGTTGCAATAGGAGATTCCGCAGAAATCGTCAATAACTCGTTCACGCACTGTATTGGAGCAGACTCATTGCTGACGCCGCGTGGGACTGTCTATATTGAACAAGGCAATGCTGAGGGTCGAGGTATTCTTATCAGCGGTAATACCTTTACAGAGTGTTCCTCAAATCAAACGGTTGACGACATTTTTGTCGTTCCCTTCTTTCCGGCACTCATTGAGAACAACCGGTTTATTCGTGACGCGCAGAACGGATTGCCATCCATCAGATCAGGTTCACCGTTTCAGCCGTCGCCGTTAACACTTCGGAATAATGTTTGGGAAGATTGCGGCTATGCGGCGTCACTTTATCCTCCGGCTGATGCCCGCTCTAACTACTGGGGAGACCCGAGCGGACCCTATCATGAGTTTGAGAATCCAGGAGGATTGGGCGATACGATAACAGGTTCAATGCTGTTTGTGCCATGGCTCGAAGATACTGTGACATCAGTGGAGGACAGTAGTCCAGAGGTGATCGAGGAATTTTCTATCCGCGCATTTCCGAACCCTTTCAACTCGCGGGTGACAATTGAGTTCACGACTGCAAGGCTCCAAGAAATGGAATTGAAAATCTTCGATATCCAGGGGCGGCTGGTTGCTGACCTGCTCAACGAATCGCGATCCTCCGGTTCGTACACGATCGAGTGGGACGCCTTGGCCACTGCAAGCGGTACCTATTTCGCACGGCTTACCGGCAACAGCGTTTGGAGTGCCTCCAAGGTGATAAAGCTCGCGCTCATAAAGTAG
- a CDS encoding response regulator yields MLKCLVVDDDRSMLEMLAQCVSDLGYEPILAEDGDQAFLAFEQHRPSLVISDIHMPNRNGLLLLKDIKASDAATPVILITGWVHYKAAINMAPPRPDAFLEKPFSLDQLRHAIEGVRLKQTA; encoded by the coding sequence ATGCTTAAGTGCTTGGTTGTAGATGATGATAGGAGCATGCTCGAGATGCTCGCGCAGTGCGTGTCGGATTTGGGATATGAGCCGATTCTTGCCGAGGATGGTGACCAGGCCTTTCTGGCATTTGAACAGCACCGACCCTCGCTGGTAATTTCGGACATTCATATGCCGAATCGAAACGGTCTGTTGCTATTGAAAGACATCAAGGCCAGCGACGCTGCGACACCGGTTATTCTAATTACCGGCTGGGTGCACTATAAGGCCGCCATCAACATGGCACCACCGCGGCCGGATGCCTTCCTGGAGAAGCCTTTTTCGCTTGACCAGCTTCGCCACGCCATTGAAGGTGTCAGGCTAAAGCAGACTGCCTGA
- a CDS encoding S8 family serine peptidase: MKLALLTLMICAAALMPARAAELSPTLPDILSSASATDQIAVIVFLDSKLSMDEVYPEAKQLPMGPRREYVVRVLKERFALMSSDVMKYLEGFTKTGDVSLLRPLWIMNAIRLTATKDVLIKLASDFPEVIYVAHDPVYENTLDTGWGVAEIGAPQVWSQFGARGQGVIVGHKDSGINFAGCARFADRIWMNLGEDVNHDGQLDGADQNGVDDDGNGYIDDFNGWNFDDNTNTVSDNNGHGTRTGSVISSNPTTGTCDTVSVAPQATLMVLLGYLTQGAVFESSQYALENGANVISASLSFKQSECNSPNLRECPNRVGFRWVSEMELAAGIIHANSTGNDGLSNPRPLSTSAPSDCPPPAMTPGHYQQGGVSSVVAVGAYNANGTHGSFSGIGPSAWSRQDICVHPRVPWCGPEGTPSEYPEEFEDYPYASGEHGLLKPDITAPTVVDAVASTCGCSSINGTSGATPHVGGALAVIYSAFPGITPEEAYLVLVNGALDAGDAGPDTTWGFGKLRLLSAIQRGDDTLGSVAGTVSESPSGDLLEGVRVTVEGAQPVWTDANGNYELFLRPGTYTGAYEKFGYQTVLRNINIIAGQVDDGNLTLSLAADASVSVVVTDGDEVLLQDVLVRHQLSGQETFTNFEGIASFPVMYSGINEFIIGENVEMFERLSITPSLQAGQNTVPAELERSRLAGPTLPDQYGYIAYDDLDFGGPLFDWVELSEGLGDNLNISGDGCASRTLPFNLQFYGAQTNQINISANGHVEFGTPCSQDWSRWPIPAPDAPNNYISVFWQDYRPELGGGVYYHYDAENHRAIVQWEDVPEWFETGRATFQVHIYDPAFNGDHLGNSVIEIHFEDYQGRLETSIGIENASGTDGLQYAFQLFYAAGAAPVRAGRAIRFTTDVYESADDGPGVVPRDFVLMQNYPNPFNSQTTFRFTVPQSSAVTLKLYDVTGRETAVITDGTVQAGTHSVNFNATGLSTGIYFVRMEANGSTVAARKILFLK; this comes from the coding sequence ATGAAACTCGCCCTACTCACCCTAATGATTTGTGCTGCCGCGCTGATGCCAGCCCGAGCCGCCGAACTGTCTCCGACCTTGCCCGACATTTTGTCATCTGCGAGTGCCACAGACCAAATCGCGGTTATCGTATTTCTCGACTCGAAACTATCGATGGATGAGGTATATCCGGAGGCGAAACAACTGCCGATGGGACCACGCCGCGAATACGTGGTGCGCGTCCTGAAAGAGCGGTTTGCTCTGATGAGCTCCGATGTGATGAAATATCTTGAAGGCTTCACAAAGACAGGTGACGTTTCGTTGCTAAGGCCGCTTTGGATAATGAATGCGATTCGTCTGACGGCAACCAAAGACGTGCTCATCAAGCTGGCAAGCGATTTTCCGGAAGTCATTTATGTTGCGCATGACCCTGTATATGAGAATACGCTTGACACCGGTTGGGGTGTTGCCGAAATTGGCGCTCCTCAAGTTTGGAGTCAATTCGGAGCTCGTGGTCAGGGTGTTATTGTCGGGCACAAGGACTCAGGAATTAACTTTGCTGGCTGCGCCCGATTCGCAGATCGCATTTGGATGAATCTCGGTGAAGATGTCAACCATGACGGGCAATTGGACGGTGCCGACCAAAACGGCGTTGACGATGACGGGAACGGTTACATTGACGATTTTAACGGCTGGAACTTTGACGACAACACGAATACGGTGAGTGACAACAACGGGCATGGAACCCGCACGGGGTCAGTCATCAGCTCCAATCCGACCACAGGAACATGTGACACCGTTTCTGTTGCTCCGCAAGCTACGCTGATGGTTCTACTCGGTTACTTGACGCAGGGAGCGGTGTTTGAATCGAGTCAATATGCACTTGAAAATGGTGCCAACGTTATTTCAGCGAGCTTGAGTTTCAAGCAAAGCGAATGCAACAGCCCAAATCTGCGCGAATGTCCGAATCGCGTTGGGTTTCGCTGGGTCTCGGAGATGGAATTGGCGGCAGGAATCATTCACGCGAACTCCACCGGCAATGATGGCCTATCCAATCCACGTCCGCTTTCTACATCTGCTCCGTCAGATTGTCCACCACCCGCAATGACGCCCGGTCACTATCAACAGGGCGGGGTGAGTTCAGTTGTCGCAGTTGGAGCATATAACGCCAATGGTACGCATGGAAGCTTCAGCGGGATCGGTCCTTCAGCATGGTCTCGACAAGATATTTGTGTTCATCCACGAGTGCCATGGTGTGGTCCGGAGGGAACACCGAGCGAGTATCCTGAGGAATTTGAAGATTATCCGTATGCCTCGGGTGAACATGGACTGCTGAAGCCAGATATAACCGCACCTACGGTTGTGGATGCTGTCGCTTCGACATGCGGTTGCTCGAGTATCAACGGCACGTCCGGTGCGACGCCGCATGTCGGTGGAGCATTGGCTGTAATCTATTCTGCATTTCCGGGGATTACACCCGAGGAAGCCTATCTGGTCTTGGTAAACGGTGCTCTGGATGCGGGTGACGCGGGTCCGGATACGACATGGGGATTTGGTAAGCTTAGATTGCTGTCGGCGATACAGCGCGGGGACGATACGCTCGGCTCTGTTGCAGGAACCGTGTCGGAATCGCCAAGCGGTGACTTGCTGGAGGGCGTGAGAGTTACGGTCGAAGGCGCACAGCCGGTATGGACAGATGCAAACGGGAATTACGAGTTATTCCTGCGGCCGGGGACATATACCGGAGCATATGAGAAATTTGGCTATCAGACCGTACTGCGTAATATCAACATCATCGCGGGTCAAGTGGATGACGGAAATTTGACCTTGAGTCTCGCCGCCGATGCCAGCGTATCAGTCGTTGTCACAGACGGAGACGAAGTCTTGTTGCAGGATGTTTTAGTCCGGCACCAACTTAGCGGTCAAGAGACCTTCACCAATTTCGAGGGAATCGCTTCCTTTCCCGTGATGTACAGCGGAATCAATGAATTCATCATCGGCGAAAATGTCGAGATGTTTGAGAGATTGTCCATAACGCCATCTCTTCAGGCAGGTCAAAACACGGTTCCCGCTGAATTGGAACGTTCGCGCCTCGCAGGTCCGACTTTGCCTGATCAATACGGGTACATTGCCTATGATGACTTGGACTTCGGCGGCCCGTTGTTCGACTGGGTGGAGCTTTCAGAAGGACTTGGGGACAATCTGAATATCTCGGGTGACGGCTGTGCCAGTCGGACGCTCCCATTCAATTTACAGTTCTACGGTGCGCAAACGAATCAGATTAACATCAGCGCCAACGGGCATGTTGAATTCGGAACGCCGTGCAGTCAGGATTGGAGCCGTTGGCCAATTCCGGCACCGGATGCTCCCAACAATTACATCTCAGTGTTTTGGCAGGACTACCGTCCGGAGCTTGGCGGCGGAGTCTATTACCATTATGACGCTGAGAATCATCGTGCGATAGTGCAATGGGAGGATGTGCCGGAGTGGTTTGAAACCGGGCGTGCGACTTTCCAGGTGCATATTTACGACCCGGCGTTTAACGGTGACCATCTTGGAAATAGTGTCATAGAGATTCACTTTGAGGACTATCAGGGAAGGCTTGAGACATCTATCGGAATTGAGAATGCAAGCGGGACGGACGGATTGCAGTACGCATTTCAACTGTTTTACGCGGCTGGAGCGGCTCCGGTGCGTGCGGGCCGGGCAATCCGTTTCACAACGGATGTCTATGAATCTGCCGATGATGGTCCGGGTGTGGTGCCCCGCGACTTCGTTCTGATGCAGAACTATCCTAATCCATTTAACTCGCAGACGACCTTCCGTTTCACAGTCCCGCAATCGAGCGCAGTTACCTTGAAGCTCTATGATGTGACGGGGCGCGAAACGGCAGTGATAACAGACGGAACCGTGCAAGCCGGGACCCACTCAGTGAATTTCAATGCGACAGGATTGTCGACAGGAATATACTTTGTGCGGATGGAGGCAAATGGCAGCACGGTCGCCGCGCGCAAGATTTTGTTTCTGAAATAG
- a CDS encoding glycosyltransferase family 39 protein, with amino-acid sequence MRSLVSDRWLWLILAGALTLRVWHLYFASGSPTFWAPAVDPLWYHEAATRAASGEFGPWPLFRAPLYPWLLGFVYALVDNDLLWARLLNLILQLATLAILYRVVHCYFGSLAARIAGALFAVNGMVIFFSAEILSTSLEMLMAVLAGWSTLALRKSPSLRQALLCGIVWGLASITRPNFLPVAPFAFAFALWPLWRPLSARIAIAGLFGLSVPIAPITLANWTMGYEPVLIATQGGVNFWIGNNPQADGIASILPGADRFWTLEEANAMAERETRRDMGPGEVSDFYYQKGQEFWLSEPVTSLKLMVRKTLLFFNRFEVSNNKHIAYFSGQTPGLSLLILLNFTLLLPLAALSLYRREARLLWGLVLAYAVSVILFFIASRFRMPIVPWLCTLAGAGVTTYLSLGRALRARAAAVALTFFIIAVINPFNAREANVGAAHYMEGNAYLALGRLDEARKSFTLAQTDPGSRELALLNLAVVEQKSNNLNQAQAILLDLLKQNSQSAPAWNNLAVVFEAKQDTASALDAYHRALHADSSHEDARTNLARLLLERGKRFLRDGDAASAQLPLKECVALIPSAPGYYHLALAFGQNAQENAAREALARALRIDPAYIPALSLLQQLEAGREAPARVSE; translated from the coding sequence ATGCGAAGTCTTGTTTCTGACCGTTGGCTCTGGTTAATCCTTGCCGGCGCGCTTACCTTGCGCGTTTGGCATCTTTACTTTGCATCCGGCAGTCCGACCTTCTGGGCTCCGGCTGTGGACCCGTTGTGGTATCACGAGGCCGCAACAAGGGCCGCCTCCGGTGAATTCGGGCCATGGCCGCTCTTTCGTGCGCCGCTTTATCCGTGGCTCTTAGGCTTCGTCTACGCCCTTGTGGACAATGACCTGCTGTGGGCCAGACTGCTCAATCTTATTCTGCAATTGGCGACACTTGCAATCCTGTATCGTGTCGTTCACTGTTATTTCGGATCCCTCGCCGCACGCATCGCCGGAGCGTTGTTCGCCGTGAACGGCATGGTCATTTTCTTCAGCGCCGAAATTCTCTCGACCAGTCTCGAAATGCTGATGGCCGTATTGGCAGGTTGGAGCACACTTGCTCTGCGAAAATCCCCTTCGCTCAGGCAGGCACTCCTCTGCGGAATTGTCTGGGGGCTTGCTTCGATTACCAGGCCGAACTTTCTACCGGTCGCACCGTTTGCTTTTGCCTTTGCCCTGTGGCCGCTGTGGAGGCCGCTGTCAGCTCGAATCGCTATCGCAGGCCTGTTCGGGCTCTCTGTGCCCATTGCGCCGATAACACTGGCCAACTGGACAATGGGGTACGAGCCCGTCCTCATCGCCACCCAAGGCGGGGTCAACTTCTGGATTGGCAATAACCCTCAGGCAGACGGCATAGCGTCCATTTTGCCCGGCGCAGACCGGTTTTGGACCTTGGAGGAGGCGAATGCCATGGCAGAGCGCGAGACTCGCCGCGATATGGGCCCCGGCGAAGTCTCCGACTTCTACTATCAGAAGGGTCAGGAATTCTGGCTTTCCGAGCCGGTTACCTCTCTTAAGCTTATGGTACGAAAGACCCTGCTGTTTTTCAACCGCTTCGAAGTCTCAAATAACAAACACATAGCCTACTTTTCAGGGCAAACACCGGGCCTTAGCCTGCTTATTCTGCTGAATTTTACACTTTTGCTTCCCTTAGCCGCCCTGTCCTTGTACAGACGCGAGGCAAGGCTGCTATGGGGACTGGTGCTCGCTTATGCCGTCAGTGTCATCCTTTTTTTCATCGCCAGCCGCTTTCGAATGCCGATTGTCCCGTGGCTTTGCACACTCGCAGGCGCTGGAGTTACGACCTACCTCTCCCTTGGGAGAGCACTGCGCGCACGAGCGGCAGCAGTTGCCCTTACGTTTTTTATAATAGCTGTAATCAACCCTTTCAATGCGCGCGAAGCCAACGTCGGCGCAGCGCATTACATGGAAGGGAATGCTTACCTTGCACTTGGCAGACTTGATGAAGCGCGGAAGAGTTTCACTCTTGCTCAAACTGATCCTGGCTCCCGCGAATTGGCACTACTGAATCTCGCTGTTGTCGAGCAGAAGTCGAACAACCTGAATCAGGCACAGGCAATTTTACTTGACTTGCTCAAACAGAATTCACAGTCTGCACCGGCATGGAATAATCTCGCCGTGGTCTTTGAGGCCAAGCAGGACACAGCCAGCGCTCTTGATGCCTATCATCGCGCATTGCATGCCGATTCGTCACACGAAGATGCCCGAACCAACCTCGCGCGCTTGCTTCTTGAACGAGGCAAGCGCTTTCTCCGCGATGGCGACGCGGCCTCCGCACAGCTTCCGCTGAAAGAGTGTGTCGCACTTATCCCCTCCGCTCCGGGTTACTACCACCTCGCGCTTGCGTTCGGACAGAATGCACAGGAAAATGCGGCCCGTGAAGCCCTCGCCCGCGCCCTCCGTATCGACCCCGCCTACATTCCCGCGCTTAGTTTGCTTCAGCAGCTTGAAGCCGGTCGCGAAGCGCCTGCGCGGGTCTCAGAGTAG
- a CDS encoding PorV/PorQ family protein — protein MKRWRLFGLLLACLIAPSMLWAQAKVGTAGVQFLKISPSCRAVGMGEAYVAVATDASAIWHNPGALARLEKPEAVVSWIDYAAGLQYGYLGVSQPVEKLNGTMAASVSYLTTDEMKETTPEMPDGTGRTFTAGDLAVGLSYSQMLTDKFSVGGTLKLVNETLADKSATGWAADVGTFYDTGWKTVRLAMLTSNFGPDMKFVNEEFPLPMNFTFGASMYLVNTNDRDWWNGSDSLGTHSLLASMAWSHPNDNLEVYNFGLEYGYMNTVFLRAGKKLNGWSRKSWDEYRAAINAGEDASGDNPFYEFPLFSRNGTFFGNGATIGAGLNLAKAGLTIDYAFTGISFLENIHRFSLGYRFTKHLL, from the coding sequence ATGAAGCGTTGGCGACTATTCGGACTGCTTTTGGCCTGTCTGATCGCTCCCTCGATGCTGTGGGCTCAGGCAAAGGTCGGCACCGCCGGCGTACAGTTTTTGAAGATAAGCCCGTCGTGCCGCGCGGTCGGCATGGGCGAGGCCTACGTGGCGGTTGCCACAGATGCCAGCGCTATCTGGCACAATCCGGGCGCACTAGCTCGTCTGGAAAAACCTGAAGCGGTGGTCAGCTGGATAGATTACGCGGCAGGATTGCAGTATGGTTATCTTGGCGTATCGCAACCGGTCGAAAAACTAAACGGTACGATGGCAGCCTCGGTGAGCTATTTGACAACCGATGAAATGAAGGAAACCACACCGGAAATGCCGGACGGCACAGGCCGGACGTTTACAGCGGGTGACTTGGCCGTGGGGTTGTCCTACAGTCAAATGCTGACCGACAAGTTCTCGGTTGGAGGAACGCTGAAACTTGTCAATGAGACTTTGGCAGACAAGTCCGCGACAGGTTGGGCGGCGGACGTCGGCACATTTTATGACACGGGCTGGAAGACAGTCCGGTTGGCGATGTTGACGTCGAATTTCGGTCCGGACATGAAGTTCGTGAACGAGGAGTTTCCCCTGCCGATGAATTTTACGTTTGGAGCTTCGATGTATCTTGTGAACACGAACGACCGCGACTGGTGGAACGGTTCGGATTCGCTGGGTACTCATTCGTTGCTTGCCTCAATGGCCTGGTCGCATCCTAACGACAATTTGGAAGTCTATAACTTCGGTCTGGAATACGGGTACATGAATACGGTGTTTTTGCGTGCGGGCAAGAAGTTGAACGGTTGGTCACGCAAATCCTGGGACGAGTATCGCGCTGCTATTAATGCAGGTGAGGACGCATCCGGGGACAATCCGTTTTACGAGTTTCCGTTATTCAGCCGCAACGGCACGTTTTTCGGCAACGGCGCGACGATTGGTGCGGGATTGAATCTGGCGAAAGCAGGCCTAACGATTGACTACGCATTCACGGGCATTTCGTTCCTTGAGAACATCCATCGTTTCTCGCTGGGCTATCGCTTCACCAAGCACCTGCTGTAA